One Pieris napi chromosome 13, ilPieNapi1.2, whole genome shotgun sequence genomic window carries:
- the LOC125055449 gene encoding zinc finger imprinted 3-like isoform X4, with amino-acid sequence MVETLKHVDENKNILIEVNQNVVFPAIREDLLVKEGAEEFLEDEFRIPDSDTDSDAISTHSTSTDDIIRDNPARNATKTYAKRVSLNGFQQSMPIDKNLVVKTNERKQKCLKKRLQKFTCPLCYRHFVSDYFLKKHVIRHVYVTTECSLCNKKFKSNFDCTEHRKVVHILNLKTFTSCGICGRSFQNMDKLKNHYKKHSFVECPLCNKFFKSQPFLAKHMVRHQMKFNTNRKHIETCSFCERDYSNENELSLHVNKVHLQIKPYNCDMCEKQFYTEQNLRSHKKLHNVRSREQCTFCHKTFMCRKSLVIHLRKHIDIKPHYCPVCSKSFYSESSMKCHMKKLHGGRYCCRLCRHIVNSNIDLKNHLKVAHTYKQLS; translated from the coding sequence ATGGTAGAAACCTTAAAGCATGTtgacgaaaataaaaatattttaattgaagtaAACCAAAATGTAGTTTTCCCAGCAATCAGGGAAGACTTACTAGTGAAAGAAGGTGCAGAAGAATTTTTGGAAGATGAGTTTAGGATTCCCGATTCAGATACCGATAGTGATGCTATAAGCACCCATAGTACTTCAACAGATGATATTATTAGAGATAATCCAGCTCGTAATGCCACAAAAACATATGCAAAAAGAGTTTCTTTAAATGGATTTCAACAGTCAATGCctattgataaaaatttagttgttaaaacaaatgaaagaaaacaaaagtGTCTCAAAAAACgcttacaaaaatttacatgCCCTCTATGTTATAGACACTTTGTGTCagattattttcttaaaaagcaTGTAATAAGGCATGTTTATGTAACAACAGAGTGTAGTTTATGCAACAAGAAGTTTAAATCTAACTTTGACTGTACAGAACATAGAAAAGTTGTTCACATactcaatttaaaaacatttaccaGCTGTGGGATTTGTGGTAGATCTTTTCAAAATATGGACAAATTGAAAAATCATTACAAAAAGCATTCATTTGTAGAATGCCcactatgtaataaattttttaaatctcaaCCATTTCTTGCTAAGCATATGGTGAGACATCAGATGAAATTCAATACTAATAGAAAGCATATTGAAACTTGTAGTTTTTGTGAAAGAGATTATTCAAATGAAAATGAACTCTCACTACATGTAAACAAGGTCCACCTTCAAATCAAACCTTATAATTGTGATATGTGTGAAAAACAGTTTTACACAGAACAAAATTTGCGAagtcataaaaaattgcacaaCGTTAGATCCAGAGAACAGTGCACATTTTGTCATAAAACATTCATGTGTAGAAAGTCACTTGTTATTCATTTACGAAAACATATTGACATTAAGCCTCATTATTGTCCAGTGTGttcaaaatctttttatagTGAGTCAAGTATGAAATGTCATATGAAAAAATTGCACGGAGGAAGATATTGCTGCAGGCTATGCAGACATATAGTTAATAGTaacattgatttaaaaaatcatttaaaagtaGCTCATACATATAAGCAATTGAGTTAG